The Streptococcus parasanguinis genomic sequence AACCAGTCAGGTCAATGTGGGCCAATTTCAGGAAACCTTTAAACAATTTGCCAAAGAAGGAAAAGATCTGCTTTATGTGGCCTTTTCATCAGTCTTATCTGGGACCTATCAGAGTGCAGTCATGGCACGAGACCTGGTTTTAGAAGACTACCCGGAAGCCGTGATCGAGATTGTCGATCAGAAGGCTGCTGGGATTGGAGAGGGTTATCTGGTCATGCGAGCAGTAGCTGCGCGTGATGCAGGTCGTTCATTAGCAGAAGCCAAAGAAGAAATCATGGACCTAGCGCCAAAACTGCGGACTTATTTCCTAGTTGATGACCTCTACCACCTCATGCGTGGCGGCCGTCTCTCAAAAAGTGCCGCGATCATGGGAAGTTTGGCCAGCATCAAACCCATTCTCTGGATAGATGCGGAAGGGAAATTAGTCCCTATTAGCAAGGTTCGGGGACGCAAAAAAGCTGTCCGGGAATTACTGGAGCTGATCAAAGCAGATATCGGTGAAAGCACAGCCTTGGTATCTTATACCAACGATCTAGAAGGAGCCGAAGCACTGAAGCAAGAAATGCTTGCGCTTGAAGGCATCGATGAAGTTCTCGTGATGCCTCTTGGACCGGTTATTTCAGCCCACGTCGGCCCGAATTCCTTGATCGGATTTGTCATTGGAAAAGAAAATCGCAAATAATTTTCCAAATCGGTTGACTTTTATCTTAGAATTTTGATACAATAGTAGGCGGTATTGTTTACCCCATTTGTAAGGCCCCGGAACCTTTCAAATAACTTGCGGACCGGAACATCCGCCCTGTAAACAAAAACGACATTCATATAGGAGAAATCATGAACAAAACTACATTCATGGCTAAACCAGGCCAAGTAGAACGCAAATGGTACGTTGTTGACGCAACTGATGTACCTCTTGGACGCCTTTCAGCAGTTGTTGCTAGCGTGCTTCGCGGAAAAAACAAACCAACATTCACACCTCACACTGATACAGGTGACTTCGTAATCGTTATCAATGCTGAAAAAGTTAAATTGACTGGTAAAAAAGCAACTGATAAGATCTACTACACTCACTCAAACCACCCAGGTGGATTGAAATCAATCTCTGCTGGTGAACTTCGTTCTAAAAATGCAGTACGTTTGATCGAGAAATCAGTTAAAGGTATGCTTCCACACAATACTCTTGGCCGCGCTCAAGGTATGAAATTGAAAGTATTCGTTGGAGCTGAGCACACTCACGCTGCACAACAACCAGAAGTTCTTGATATTTCAGGACTTATCTAAGGAAAGGAACAATAAAGTATGTCACAAGCACAATATGCAGGTACTGGACGTCGTAAAAACGCTGTTGCACGCGTTCGCCTTGTTCCAGGAACTGGTAAAATCACTGTTAACAAAAAAGATGTTGAAGAGTACATCCCACACGCTGACCTTCGTCTTGTAATCAACCAACCATTCGCAGTTACTTCAACTGCAGGTTCATACGACGTTTTCGTTA encodes the following:
- a CDS encoding DegV family protein — protein: MTFAILTDSTADLDQNWAKEHQVTILGLTIELDGTVYQTVGQAQLTSPELLEAMKNGAKPTTSQVNVGQFQETFKQFAKEGKDLLYVAFSSVLSGTYQSAVMARDLVLEDYPEAVIEIVDQKAAGIGEGYLVMRAVAARDAGRSLAEAKEEIMDLAPKLRTYFLVDDLYHLMRGGRLSKSAAIMGSLASIKPILWIDAEGKLVPISKVRGRKKAVRELLELIKADIGESTALVSYTNDLEGAEALKQEMLALEGIDEVLVMPLGPVISAHVGPNSLIGFVIGKENRK
- the rplM gene encoding 50S ribosomal protein L13, with amino-acid sequence MNKTTFMAKPGQVERKWYVVDATDVPLGRLSAVVASVLRGKNKPTFTPHTDTGDFVIVINAEKVKLTGKKATDKIYYTHSNHPGGLKSISAGELRSKNAVRLIEKSVKGMLPHNTLGRAQGMKLKVFVGAEHTHAAQQPEVLDISGLI
- the rpsI gene encoding 30S ribosomal protein S9 — its product is MSQAQYAGTGRRKNAVARVRLVPGTGKITVNKKDVEEYIPHADLRLVINQPFAVTSTAGSYDVFVNVVGGGYAGQAGAIRHGIARALLQVDPDFRDSLKRAGLLTRDSRKVERKKPGLKKARKASQFSKR